The Pseudomonas sp. IB20 region GTTTACTGGTGGAGTTGTGAGCCGCGATGTCGCGCGTGCCGCCGCCCAGTGGCTGGCCTTGCTGGAGTCGGGCGCGGCCACCGAGCGTGACCACGCAGCGTTGCAGCAGTGGCGCGACAGCCATCCCCACCACGAACAGACCTGGCAGAAAGCCCAATCCCTGCGCCAGCGTTTCAGCGACTTGCCACACGCATTGGCGATGGCCAGCCTCGACCGCTCGCAACCGGGGCGACGCGCAATCCTCAAGCGTGCCTTGGGGGTTGCCGCGTTGGTGCCGACGGCCTGGCTGATCAGCCGCCAGTTGCCCATCGACGCGTGGCGGGCCGATTTGCATACCGCCACGGGCGAGCGCAAACGCCTGCCGTTGGCCGATGGCAGCAGCTTGCAACTCAACACCGCCACGGCGGTGGATGTCGATCTTGCACAGCGGCGCGTCACCTTGGTGGACGGTGAACTGGCGGTGAATGTGCCGGGCGCAGCGTTGATGAGCGTGCAAACCCGCTACGGCGACGTTGAAGTCAGCCAGGCCGAGGTGTGTGTGCGGCAGCTGGCGGCCGGTTGCCTGGTGTCGGTGCTC contains the following coding sequences:
- a CDS encoding FecR domain-containing protein, whose protein sequence is MSRDVARAAAQWLALLESGAATERDHAALQQWRDSHPHHEQTWQKAQSLRQRFSDLPHALAMASLDRSQPGRRAILKRALGVAALVPTAWLISRQLPIDAWRADLHTATGERKRLPLADGSSLQLNTATAVDVDLAQRRVTLVDGELAVNVPGAALMSVQTRYGDVEVSQAEVCVRQLAAGCLVSVLKGAVQVRDLQGQVATLSRGQQAPLEAHGLGAWAPFDVLQLGWRDGVLTAQNQPLGDFLRELERYRPGVLRWDPSLETLRVTGSFRLDDTDRILTLLSQTLGFEVRARTRYWVTLSRTLA